The window CGTGCCGTCAATCTGGATCGTCAGAACGCGCTGGCGCTAGCCGCCTACGGCCACGTGAAATCGTATCTGGAACGGGACTACGACAGCGCCATCGTCTTTCTCGACCGTGCCCGTGAACTCGCACCGTCCCATGCCCTTGCCTGGATCAACTCCGCCGCCGCCCTTTCCTATGTCGGACGCGCGGAGGAGGCGCTTGCCCATGCCGAGTTCGCTATCCGCCTCTCGCCGCATGACCCGGACATCTACATGTATTACGACGTGCTTTCCGGCGTGTACTACTGGAACGACAGGTTCTCCGAAGGCATTCTCTGGGCCAGCCAGGCTCGCGCGCTTAACGGATCCTATACATCAAACCTTCGCCAGCTTGCGGTCAACTACGCGGCCCTCGGCCAGAAGAAGGAAGCCAGGCGCGCAGCCGATGAACTGCTGCGCCTCGACCCGGACTTCCGGGTTTCAACCTATGCAGAAAACAGTTGCCCCTTCCGCGAACCAGAGAGCAAGGAGCGGTTTCTGAACCACCTCGCAGAGGCGGGTCTGCCCCAATAGCGCCTTCAGGGAGAAGTCGATGCCGGTAAAACCGAGTAACTATTCCAACTATTCCAATTATTCGAACTACTCCAATTACTCCAACTACTCCAATTACTCGAACTATTCTAACTACAGCTCCGGCGGTGCAGGCGGTGGCGCGGGCCGTGGCCTTGGTGCCAGTCCGGACAGGACGGCCGCCAATCCGACGGACAAGGTGAAGGATCGCTACTGGCACGCCAACGAATGGCCGCACGCAAACCCGCTTGCCTTTACAGGACCTTATGAGGAAGACGGCCCGGCCCGCCTGCACGAAATCTACGGGCAGGTGAAGGCACCCCTCCATTCCATGCGCTTCTGGTCCGCCACCAACTGGGCGGACAGCCTCGTGCCGGAATATTGCACCTTGTTCAACTGGGATCTGGAACTGCGCCCCGAATGGGCCATCGATGGCAACGATCCGGCAAAGAGCAAATGGGACGGCCATAAAACCGATAATGAACTCATCGAACTCACCCGTCTGATCGAATACCGCCCCGGCATGCTGCCCGAGGGTCTGGCCCAGGTCGGAGCGATGGTCGAATTCTTCAGCGGTATCCTCACTTTCAATCCCTCCACCCATCCGAAGACGACCCGGCTGATGTGGACGGGCCTGACCTTCGCCACCATCTCCGTGATGTTCTACAAACGCCGCTATGCTCGGCCGCGCCCCAGCGCCCTGCAACCAGCACTGATGCCGCCGATCGACCCTCCGGCACACGCGGCCTTTCCCAGCGGCCATTCCACTCAGGCGCACCTGATGGCCAATATTCTGCGCAAGGTCATGCCCGACATGACAACCAAGAAATACGGCCCGTGGAAGAATGGCGGTCGCGAGGAGCTCACGCGCGACCCCCTGGCCGACATGGCCGAACGCATCGCCCGCAACCGCGAGGTCATGGGCCTGCACTATCCCAGCGACAGCGATGCCGGCCGCAAGCTGGCGGACGCGATTTTCGGCGTCATGGATGGCTGGGACCAGCTTGGCGACATGTGGCTAGACGCCAAGAAGGAATGGGAAGTCTGAGAGGAAGCGGCCCGGCCACTGTGCCGGGCCTGCATCCTACCGACTGTGGGCCGACGACCGGCTGACCGTCTTGCGGGTAAAGAACTCCAGCATCATCCCGATCACCAGCCCGACGGCACAGAAAATCGTGGGATACTCCAAGTTGGAATTCTGCGGAACATAATTGACGAACATCGCGCCCCGCATCTGATCAATGCAATGAAACAGCGGGTTCCATGCGAAGAACGGGATGACGGCGGCAGGCAACATGTTGGCCACGAAAAACTTGCCGCTGGTGAAGAAATTAGCGCGTTGATAGACGGTCGCCAACAGTTTGACGAGATCCGGTGCAAACGGCTTCACGCCCAGGAACAGCAACCCGATCGATACACCGCTCAGCCAGGTCAGCATGAAGGGCGCGATCAGGCCCCCCCAGTTGTAGACGTCGATCTCACCCTTGAACACGAACAACCCGAGCAGGATGACCCCCAGCGCGAAAACATGCAGGTACAATTGCTTGATCGCGCCGGCAACGATCATCAGGGCAGGGGTCACAGGTGCATGCTGTTGCAGGGCGCCGACGGAACTGCCCGAGGCCAGTACCCCGCTTATCGCTCCGACATGCAGGAAGAAAAGCAGAAAGCCGCTGACAAGATAAAGCACAGCGTCGCCGCGGATCATCGCCGACCGTGCGCCAAGGACCTCGAACATCACATAAAAGATGCCCACCATCAGCAATGTCCGAGACGCCGCCATGAACAGTCCGACCACGGGGTTACGCGAATTCTCGTGCCGGACTTCGCGCACCACTGTGTGGAAGACGAGTTCCTGGAACGTGAAGAAATCCATCAGCAGGGATTGCCTGCGTTCGATCATGCCTTCGGCCCTTCTTCTGCACGTTTCCATGCCGGATCGGCGGCACCTCGCCGCGCCTCTCGCACACGCACAATATGGCTGTTATACCAAGAAAATAGTCCGTGCAAATCACACCTCCTTGCCATAGACCCTGCCACCAAAGCCAATTTCCGTGAAGGAGCCCCCCTTGGATACTGCAAACATCTGTTCCGTGTTCCGACGCCTTGCCCTCGAAGCGGGTGCGGAAATCATGAAGGTTTATAACGCGGAAGAGATGGGTGTGCGCTCCAAGGCCGACGAGAGCCCAGTTACCATTGCCGACGAGACGGCCGACAAACTCATCTTCGCGGGCCTCACGGCCGCACTGCCGGACATCCCGGTCGTCACCGAGGAACAGGCAGCCAGCCACGATCTCAAGGCCGCGACCTTCATCATCGTCGATCCGCTCGACGGCACGAAGGAGTTCATCCAGCGCCGCGGCGATTTCACCGTCAATATTGCCCTCGTCGTCGATGGCGTGCCCACCCGCGGTGTCGTCTACGCTCCCGCCAAGAACCGGTTGTTCTATACTGATGCAGAGGGCCGCACGGTGGAAGAAAAGGGTGCCTTCGACCTCGATACACCCGGTGAAACAACTCCGCTGAAAGTGCGTGACGCCGACAACACTGCGCTCGTCGTCGTCGCCTCCAAGTCTCACCGCGATGCCGCGACCGATGAGTACATCAACAAGTACGAGGTGGCCGATTCCACGTCTGCCGGTTCCTCTCTGAAATTCTGCCTTGTCGCCGCCGGCGAGGCCGATCTCTACCCCCGTCTCGGCCGAACGATGGAATGGGATACCGCCGCCGGCGATGCCGTCCTGCGCGGCGCAGGCGGGGCTGTCGTCCGCTTCGACGATCACACGCCGCTTACATACGGCAAGCCGGGGTATGAGAACCCGTTTTTCATCGCCTACGCGCCCGATGTGGCCCTGAAGCCCGCCTGAACCCATGCGAACTCTGATTGTTGTCCCGGCGCGTTACGCCTCCACCCGCTATCCCGGCAAACCGCTGGTGGAACTCACCGGGCCGGATGGGGAAAAACGCACTCTGATCCGTCGCAGTTGGGAAGCCGCAACGCAGGTAGATGGCGCGGATCGGGTCGTTGTCGCCACGGATGACGACCGTATTGCCGATCATGTGCGCGGTTTCGGCGGCGAAGTGATAATGACATCCGAGGCCTGCGAGAATGGCACCGCCCGTTGCGCCGATGCCCTGAACGCGCTTGGCGAACAGGCTGACATCATCGTCAATCTTCAGGGCGATGCCCCGCTGACACCACCATGGTTTGTCGAGGCACTGATCGATGCAATGAAGGCCGATCCAGGTCTCGCCGTCACCACCCCGGTGCTTCGTTGCGACGCTGCCGCACTCTCCGGCTTTCTGGAGGACCGGCGCGAGGGTCGCGTCGGCGGCACCACCGCCGTGTTCGCTGCAGATCGCACAGCGCTCTATTTTTCCAAGGAAGTCATACCCTATACCGGCAAGACGCTGACAGATTCCGATGACATTCCCGTTTTCCATCACGTCGGGGTCTATGCCTACCGTCCTGACGCACTCGCCCGCTACATTACCTTTCCCACAGGCCTGTTGGAGAAATGGGAAGGGCTGGAACAACTTCGCTTCATGGAGAATGGCATCCCGGTCACCTGTGTCGAGGTGGAGGCCCGTGGCCGCGAATTCTGGGAACTCAACAATCCGGTCGATGTTGCCCGCATAGAGGCCATTCTCACCAAACAAGGGCTCTAATGAGCGCGGCGCCCCCCGTCAGCCTCGTTATCGTCAATTTCGACAGGGAAGTGTCGCTTGCCCTGCTTCTGAAGAGTCTCGAATATCAGCGCTACCCGAATTTCGAGATTATTCTCGTATCCAACCTGCCACCCGAACGCCGCCCGGATAGCCCGCTGCCGATCCGTTGGATCACCTTCACCCAGCGCAACATCTCGGCGGCCCGCAACATCGGGATCAATGCCGCACAGGGCGAGATCATCGCCTTCTGCGACGATGATGCCGTGCCCGAATACAGCTGGCTCGGCACGCTCACCAGGGCCTTCGAGACGCCGTCCGTCGGCAGCGCCGGTGGCTTTGTCCGTGGTCGCAATGGCGTGGCATTTCAGTGGAAATGCGCATTGATCGACAGGCTCGGCCGGGACAAGCGCATCGGCCTGCCAGACCAGTCCATCCGGGTGTTCCCGGCCAGCAGCGACAGGGCACTGAAGACTGTTGGCACCAATTGTGCGTTCCGCGCCAAGCCTCTTCGTGACATCGGCGGTTTCGACGAGGCGTTTCACTTTTATTTGGACGAGGCCGACGTCAACATCCGCCTCGCGGATGCCGGCTGGGATGCAGCGATGGTGCCGCTGGCGGAGGTGCACCACGGCTATGCCGAAGGCCCCTATCGCAACAACCATCGTGTGCCCAAGACCCTGTTCGAGATCGGCGCCAGCGAAGCCTATTTCGTCAACCGCCACAGCCCGGACGCGGCGCTGGACGCGCATCTTGCCAGCTTCACGGCCAATCAGTTGAAGCGCCTCCGTGTCCTGTTCCAGAACGGCCTGATCACGGAGCGCAGGCTGACCTTTCTCATCGCCTCGCTTGCCGAAGGATTCGAGGAAGGCAAATCCCGTCAACAGCGGCTTCTGCAGCCCGCGCCGCCGCCGAACGCGGCCTTTGCGCCGGTGCCCCGCAATCCGTCACCGCAACCGCCTGTCCTGCTGGTCGCCAGACCCTATCAGCCCCGCCCGGGCATCCGTCGTCGCGCGGCCGCCGCTGCTGCCGAAGGCCGCGAGGTGACGTTGATCGAACCGGAATACAGTCATCGCAATCTCAACGTCCGCTATGATGTGCAAGGCTTCTGGGTCCACCGCTTCGGCATCGCCGGATTCGCCGAAAGGGATGCCCCCCGCCCATTGCTTCCGCTCGCCGGACGTATCAAGGCGGAAATCAATCGTGTTGCAGTGCAGCGAGGACTGGATTGCGGTTCACTGTAACATCTGTCACACTTGTTTCGCGTGATATGGGTAATGGCTTTGTCACCGAATCCGGGAACATTCCGGCAGCCCGTGCGTTTCAGCGTTGGCGCGAGAGAACTGGTGTCAGATGTACAGGAGCACATATTCCTGTCCAACTTTAACCATCAAGTTCTGTTTCTAGGAACGGTGTAAAGATTTTATCCGTAATGCGCTCTACTGATATGAGCCACACTTGGGGGACACTAAATGCAGCGGAAAGTAACGAAGGCAGTATTTCCAGTAGCCGGTCTGGGAACACGCTTTCTGCCGGCGACCAAATCCATTCCGAAAGAAATCCTCAATTTGGTCGACCGACCGCTCATTCAGTATGCGATCGACGAGGCCCGTGAGGCCGGCATCCGCGAATTCATCTTTGTCACCTCGCGCGGCAAGTCCGCGCTGGAGGATTACTTTGACCGCGCCCCCGAACTCGAACAGAAGCTCAAGCAGAAGAACAAGACGGAGCTTATCGACGCCCTCAAGCAGACGAATATGGACAGCGGTGCAATTGCCTATGTCCGTCAGCACGAAGCGCTCGGCCTCGGCCACGCCGTTTGGTGTGCCCGCCGCCTGATCGGCAACGAACCCTTCGCCGTGCTTCTGCCCGATGACGTCATCTCCTCCGATGTCGGGTGCCTCGCACAAATGGTCGAAGCCTATGCCGAAACCGGTGGCAACATGGTCGCCGCGATG of the Algicella marina genome contains:
- a CDS encoding phosphatase PAP2 family protein, with the protein product MPVKPSNYSNYSNYSNYSNYSNYSNYSNYSNYSSGGAGGGAGRGLGASPDRTAANPTDKVKDRYWHANEWPHANPLAFTGPYEEDGPARLHEIYGQVKAPLHSMRFWSATNWADSLVPEYCTLFNWDLELRPEWAIDGNDPAKSKWDGHKTDNELIELTRLIEYRPGMLPEGLAQVGAMVEFFSGILTFNPSTHPKTTRLMWTGLTFATISVMFYKRRYARPRPSALQPALMPPIDPPAHAAFPSGHSTQAHLMANILRKVMPDMTTKKYGPWKNGGREELTRDPLADMAERIARNREVMGLHYPSDSDAGRKLADAIFGVMDGWDQLGDMWLDAKKEWEV
- a CDS encoding ABC transporter permease — encoded protein: MIERRQSLLMDFFTFQELVFHTVVREVRHENSRNPVVGLFMAASRTLLMVGIFYVMFEVLGARSAMIRGDAVLYLVSGFLLFFLHVGAISGVLASGSSVGALQQHAPVTPALMIVAGAIKQLYLHVFALGVILLGLFVFKGEIDVYNWGGLIAPFMLTWLSGVSIGLLFLGVKPFAPDLVKLLATVYQRANFFTSGKFFVANMLPAAVIPFFAWNPLFHCIDQMRGAMFVNYVPQNSNLEYPTIFCAVGLVIGMMLEFFTRKTVSRSSAHSR
- the cysQ gene encoding 3'(2'),5'-bisphosphate nucleotidase CysQ yields the protein MDTANICSVFRRLALEAGAEIMKVYNAEEMGVRSKADESPVTIADETADKLIFAGLTAALPDIPVVTEEQAASHDLKAATFIIVDPLDGTKEFIQRRGDFTVNIALVVDGVPTRGVVYAPAKNRLFYTDAEGRTVEEKGAFDLDTPGETTPLKVRDADNTALVVVASKSHRDAATDEYINKYEVADSTSAGSSLKFCLVAAGEADLYPRLGRTMEWDTAAGDAVLRGAGGAVVRFDDHTPLTYGKPGYENPFFIAYAPDVALKPA
- a CDS encoding 3-deoxy-manno-octulosonate cytidylyltransferase, giving the protein MRTLIVVPARYASTRYPGKPLVELTGPDGEKRTLIRRSWEAATQVDGADRVVVATDDDRIADHVRGFGGEVIMTSEACENGTARCADALNALGEQADIIVNLQGDAPLTPPWFVEALIDAMKADPGLAVTTPVLRCDAAALSGFLEDRREGRVGGTTAVFAADRTALYFSKEVIPYTGKTLTDSDDIPVFHHVGVYAYRPDALARYITFPTGLLEKWEGLEQLRFMENGIPVTCVEVEARGREFWELNNPVDVARIEAILTKQGL
- a CDS encoding glycosyltransferase family 2 protein, yielding MSAAPPVSLVIVNFDREVSLALLLKSLEYQRYPNFEIILVSNLPPERRPDSPLPIRWITFTQRNISAARNIGINAAQGEIIAFCDDDAVPEYSWLGTLTRAFETPSVGSAGGFVRGRNGVAFQWKCALIDRLGRDKRIGLPDQSIRVFPASSDRALKTVGTNCAFRAKPLRDIGGFDEAFHFYLDEADVNIRLADAGWDAAMVPLAEVHHGYAEGPYRNNHRVPKTLFEIGASEAYFVNRHSPDAALDAHLASFTANQLKRLRVLFQNGLITERRLTFLIASLAEGFEEGKSRQQRLLQPAPPPNAAFAPVPRNPSPQPPVLLVARPYQPRPGIRRRAAAAAAEGREVTLIEPEYSHRNLNVRYDVQGFWVHRFGIAGFAERDAPRPLLPLAGRIKAEINRVAVQRGLDCGSL
- the galU gene encoding UTP--glucose-1-phosphate uridylyltransferase GalU; translation: MQRKVTKAVFPVAGLGTRFLPATKSIPKEILNLVDRPLIQYAIDEAREAGIREFIFVTSRGKSALEDYFDRAPELEQKLKQKNKTELIDALKQTNMDSGAIAYVRQHEALGLGHAVWCARRLIGNEPFAVLLPDDVISSDVGCLAQMVEAYAETGGNMVAAMQVSDANISSYGVLDVKEDKGSVVSVKGMVEKPKVEDAPSNLAVIGRYILSPKVLRNLNKMKKGAGGEIQLTDAIAQEIGESDNVSGFRFRGQRYDCGSKAGFLQATVAFGLERPELRDEFRAFLADTVAHPQAAE